In Pseudomonas fluorescens NCIMB 11764, a single window of DNA contains:
- a CDS encoding methyl-accepting chemotaxis protein: MANTDQQANRTHSVAAAINELGAAAHEIAGNAAQASKHASSARLQSQEGREVVEETMKAMTDLSATIRTSCTAIESLNTKTVGIGQILAVIKGISEQTNLLALNAAIEAARAGEAGRGFAVVADEVRGLAHRTQVSTQEIQRMIQELQIEAKGAVETMTDSQRQSVGSVEIANQAGIHLGSVTQRIGEIDGMNQSVASATEEQTAVVESLNFDISQINDLNQAGVQNLQATLQACTTLDEQAQKLRRLVSGFKI; this comes from the coding sequence ATGGCAAATACCGACCAGCAAGCCAATCGTACCCATAGCGTAGCGGCTGCCATCAACGAACTCGGCGCAGCCGCTCATGAGATTGCCGGCAATGCAGCACAAGCATCCAAACATGCGTCTTCAGCACGTTTGCAATCGCAAGAAGGTCGGGAGGTCGTAGAGGAGACGATGAAAGCCATGACCGATCTCTCTGCAACAATACGTACCTCGTGTACAGCGATTGAATCGCTGAATACCAAAACCGTCGGTATTGGCCAGATCCTGGCAGTTATCAAAGGCATTTCCGAGCAAACCAATTTGTTAGCCTTGAACGCCGCTATCGAAGCGGCCAGAGCCGGTGAAGCGGGACGGGGCTTTGCGGTGGTCGCTGACGAAGTGAGGGGATTGGCCCATCGCACCCAGGTATCGACCCAAGAGATCCAGCGCATGATCCAGGAACTACAAATCGAGGCCAAAGGTGCAGTAGAGACGATGACGGACAGCCAGCGCCAGAGCGTAGGTAGTGTCGAAATCGCGAACCAAGCCGGAATTCACCTAGGTAGCGTGACACAAAGGATCGGTGAGATCGACGGCATGAATCAATCAGTCGCTAGTGCAACGGAAGAACAGACAGCGGTTGTTGAATCCTTGAATTTCGACATCAGCCAGATCAACGACCTAAACCAGGCTGGCGTGCAAAACCTTCAGGCCACGCTGCAAGCCTGTACAACTCTCGATGAGCAAGCCCAGAAGCTTCGACGTTTGGTCAGCGGCTTCAAGATTTAA
- a CDS encoding aromatic ring-hydroxylating oxygenase subunit alpha, producing MSTDQVIFNDWHPVAALDDVSLDKKYRCRLLGRTVSYVKSADAVHAYWEASAGEIKPIRAKEIYGVLWLSFADKPSEMFDIAEFHEPDRRIVSAGSVRVNVSGLRAIENFLDMAHFPFVHTDILGAEPLTEVEPYNVHHDESLDEIFATECKFPQPKGSATAVEPIDMQYIYRVTRPYSAILYKTCPPEPHRWDALGLFIQPVDEDWCIAHTIMCYVDDVNTDQQLRHFQQTIFGQDLMILINQVPKRLPLAASRESPVRADVLATAYRRWLREKGVQYGALRD from the coding sequence ATGTCTACTGACCAAGTAATTTTTAACGACTGGCATCCAGTCGCTGCTTTGGATGATGTATCACTCGATAAAAAATACCGCTGCCGATTGCTGGGGCGTACAGTCAGCTATGTGAAAAGTGCTGATGCGGTTCATGCTTATTGGGAAGCAAGTGCGGGCGAGATTAAGCCTATCCGCGCCAAAGAAATCTATGGTGTCCTGTGGCTCTCCTTTGCCGACAAACCAAGTGAGATGTTCGATATCGCAGAGTTCCATGAGCCTGATCGCCGAATCGTTAGCGCTGGATCTGTGCGCGTCAATGTCTCAGGGTTGCGCGCTATCGAGAACTTTCTAGATATGGCTCATTTTCCATTTGTTCATACCGACATTTTGGGTGCAGAGCCACTGACGGAGGTTGAACCATATAACGTCCACCATGATGAAAGTCTCGATGAGATTTTTGCTACGGAGTGTAAGTTTCCGCAACCCAAAGGCTCAGCTACTGCTGTCGAGCCAATTGACATGCAATATATCTACCGCGTGACTAGACCATATTCCGCAATTCTATATAAAACTTGTCCACCCGAACCACATAGGTGGGATGCCCTTGGCCTGTTTATTCAACCTGTAGACGAAGATTGGTGCATTGCACATACAATAATGTGCTATGTGGACGACGTTAACACAGACCAACAACTTCGCCATTTCCAGCAGACGATTTTTGGCCAGGACTTGATGATTCTTATTAACCAAGTTCCAAAGCGTCTTCCCTTGGCTGCGAGTCGAGAAAGCCCAGTTCGGGCCGATGTTCTTGCAACAGCTTATCGTCGCTGGCTGCGTGAGAAAGGTGTGCAATATGGCGCTCTGCGGGACTAA
- a CDS encoding VOC family protein → MSIFTHVTVGTNDLERARKFYDDVLGKIGFKRIADLGDNGSIWGVDKPSFFVLKPANGQPATVGNGVTVSFEAPNRATIDAFHKAAIAAGGKDEGAAGTRDWAPNAYAAYARDLDGNKLAVYSFKAE, encoded by the coding sequence ATGTCGATCTTCACTCATGTAACTGTTGGCACCAACGATCTGGAAAGAGCGCGTAAGTTTTACGACGATGTGCTCGGCAAGATCGGCTTCAAACGCATTGCCGACTTGGGCGATAACGGCTCTATCTGGGGCGTGGACAAGCCGTCCTTCTTCGTACTCAAGCCTGCAAACGGCCAGCCTGCGACCGTGGGTAACGGCGTAACTGTCAGCTTCGAGGCTCCGAACCGCGCCACTATCGACGCGTTCCATAAGGCAGCTATTGCTGCTGGTGGCAAGGACGAAGGTGCCGCTGGCACTCGCGACTGGGCACCTAATGCGTATGCTGCATACGCTCGTGACCTGGATGGCAACAAACTCGCTGTATACAGTTTCAAAGCCGAGTAA
- a CDS encoding S-(hydroxymethyl)glutathione dehydrogenase/class III alcohol dehydrogenase, producing the protein MIKSRAAVAFGPNEPLKIVEVDVQPPQAGEVLVRIVASGVCHTDAYTLSGQDSEGVFPCILGHEGGGIVEAVGEGVTSLQVGDHVIPLYTAECGKCKFCSSGKTNLCQAVRATQGKGLMPNGTTRFSHNGQPVYHYMGCSTFSEFTVLPEISLAKIPKEAPLEKVCLLGCGVTTGIGAVLNTAKVEEGATVAVFGLGGIGLAAIIGARMAKASRIIAIDINPGKFAIARELGATDFINPKEFDRPIQEVIVELTEGGVDYSFECIGNVQLMRAALESCHKGWGESIIIGVAPSGAEISTRPFQLVTGRVWRGSAFGGVKGRTELPSYVAKSERGEIPLDKFITHTMSLEQINEAFELMHEGKSIRSVVHF; encoded by the coding sequence ATGATCAAGTCGCGCGCAGCTGTTGCATTCGGCCCCAATGAGCCTCTCAAGATTGTTGAAGTCGATGTTCAGCCACCTCAAGCTGGCGAGGTCTTGGTACGCATCGTTGCGAGCGGTGTTTGCCATACCGACGCTTACACACTTTCCGGCCAGGACTCTGAAGGCGTATTCCCATGCATCCTCGGGCATGAAGGTGGCGGTATCGTGGAGGCCGTTGGCGAAGGCGTGACCTCTCTGCAGGTCGGTGACCACGTGATCCCGTTGTACACCGCAGAATGTGGCAAGTGCAAATTCTGCTCCTCCGGCAAGACCAATCTTTGCCAGGCTGTCCGAGCTACTCAAGGTAAAGGGCTTATGCCTAATGGCACCACTCGCTTCAGTCACAACGGCCAGCCGGTTTACCACTATATGGGTTGTTCCACCTTTTCTGAGTTCACTGTACTGCCGGAAATCTCCCTGGCGAAGATCCCGAAGGAGGCTCCTCTTGAGAAGGTGTGCCTGCTGGGGTGCGGTGTGACTACTGGCATCGGTGCCGTGCTGAACACCGCCAAGGTAGAAGAAGGCGCAACGGTTGCTGTCTTTGGCTTGGGTGGTATCGGTTTGGCCGCAATTATTGGCGCCAGGATGGCCAAGGCATCGCGCATCATTGCCATTGATATCAACCCGGGCAAGTTCGCAATCGCGCGTGAACTGGGTGCCACTGACTTCATCAACCCGAAGGAATTCGACCGCCCAATCCAGGAGGTTATCGTCGAGTTGACCGAAGGCGGTGTTGATTACTCCTTCGAGTGCATTGGCAATGTCCAGCTTATGCGTGCTGCTCTTGAGTCCTGTCACAAGGGGTGGGGCGAATCCATCATCATTGGCGTTGCTCCATCCGGTGCTGAAATCAGCACTCGCCCATTCCAATTGGTGACTGGTCGCGTATGGCGCGGCTCCGCGTTCGGTGGCGTCAAAGGGCGCACTGAGCTGCCGAGTTACGTTGCTAAATCCGAACGGGGCGAGATCCCGCTGGACAAGTTCATCACCCACACCATGAGCCTGGAGCAGATCAACGAGGCTTTCGAATTGATGCACGAAGGCAAGAGCATTCGTTCAGTCGTCCACTTCTAA
- a CDS encoding aspartate aminotransferase family protein → MPNLIGDVSSAARILPDLNGEKLFISKGKGAYLWDDKGRKYIDTALGFGAVLLGHSNDSVNAAVTEALGDSAAPSWAHVREHGAATELAKHTGELTKVIFTNSGSEAVHLACRAARAYTGRGKIAKMAAGFDGWFDDVSYGNVTTKEASFQDGKRPSTERTTLIRYNDFADVERLFEEDDDIAAVILEPMLANAGCIMPLPGYLKHVQDIAHKHGALVICDEVLMGFRLYAGLAGLREGLSPDIASVGKAIGNGVPVSAIVGKPHILAGFEEGRVLRGGTFSGNPLACAALTSTLAQLDNSDYEQLIQRGNDLRVAIEAIFESHGVIISTSGYGNVFGVWLGAKTPVTYEQAVEIANPAFTKALHLALREAGVLIMPSPYGRIYISFEHNSIVIEEMKVAFEKAAAKLSAEFANA, encoded by the coding sequence ATGCCTAACTTAATTGGTGATGTTTCCAGTGCTGCCCGTATCCTGCCTGACCTGAACGGAGAAAAGCTGTTCATTAGCAAAGGCAAAGGTGCGTACCTTTGGGATGACAAAGGTCGCAAATACATCGATACCGCGCTGGGTTTTGGTGCGGTATTGCTTGGCCACTCAAATGACTCGGTAAATGCTGCAGTCACTGAAGCATTAGGCGACAGTGCAGCACCATCTTGGGCACATGTCCGTGAGCATGGAGCCGCAACTGAACTCGCCAAACATACCGGCGAGCTTACGAAGGTGATCTTCACTAACTCCGGTAGTGAAGCTGTGCATCTCGCCTGCCGTGCAGCTCGGGCTTATACCGGTCGTGGAAAAATTGCCAAGATGGCTGCCGGTTTCGATGGGTGGTTCGATGATGTCAGCTATGGCAACGTCACCACCAAGGAAGCGAGCTTCCAGGACGGTAAGCGTCCGTCTACCGAACGAACCACGCTGATCCGCTACAACGATTTCGCAGATGTAGAGCGGTTATTCGAAGAAGACGATGACATCGCGGCGGTCATTCTTGAGCCGATGCTGGCAAACGCTGGCTGCATCATGCCATTGCCCGGTTACCTCAAACACGTGCAGGACATTGCTCATAAACACGGCGCGCTCGTGATTTGTGACGAGGTTCTAATGGGTTTCCGACTGTATGCCGGCCTGGCCGGGCTGCGTGAAGGTTTGAGCCCTGATATCGCGAGCGTCGGTAAAGCGATTGGTAACGGTGTTCCGGTTTCTGCGATCGTCGGCAAGCCTCACATCTTGGCAGGCTTTGAAGAAGGACGTGTTCTTCGCGGAGGCACATTCAGCGGTAATCCGCTCGCATGTGCAGCCCTGACGAGCACCCTGGCTCAACTGGATAACAGCGACTATGAGCAGCTCATCCAGCGCGGCAACGATCTGCGCGTTGCGATTGAGGCCATTTTCGAATCGCATGGTGTAATTATTTCAACCAGCGGCTACGGGAATGTGTTTGGTGTTTGGTTGGGAGCAAAAACTCCGGTCACGTACGAGCAGGCAGTCGAAATAGCGAACCCAGCTTTCACCAAGGCATTGCACCTTGCGCTGCGCGAAGCTGGAGTGCTGATCATGCCGTCTCCGTATGGCCGCATCTACATTTCATTTGAGCACAACAGCATCGTCATCGAAGAAATGAAGGTTGCCTTTGAGAAGGCCGCTGCGAAGTTAAGCGCTGAATTCGCAAACGCTTGA
- a CDS encoding ABC transporter permease, with protein sequence MSQSAAILSSKAEAVDLRAKLRKAERSYKLKSLALIAPLFLFVLVCFAFPIGTMLTRSVDNPDVHSAMPATTQALESWDGTSLPSEGTFDALVKDLASAKESGQIGALTKRLSYEIPAYRTVITKTLRKLPDSTATSKREALIAVDSAWGDVNYWKALKQASSKLTPYFLLAALDHRVDSATGSIVKAEPNQSIYLDIFTRTFYIGGVVTILCLLLGFPVAYWLATLPEGKSNLLMICVLLPFWTSLIVRTAAWIVLLQSDGLINRSLMFLGIVDAPVQLVFNRTGVIIAMTHVLLPFMILPLYSVMKSIPSNYVRAAISLGAHPFVAFWRVYVPQTFAGLAAGGLLTFILAIGYYVTPALVGGAADQMVSYFVAFYTNKTVNWGMASALGSLLLIATLLLYVVYGKLTNQTQAR encoded by the coding sequence ATGAGTCAGTCAGCAGCAATTCTTTCAAGCAAGGCGGAAGCGGTAGATCTTAGAGCCAAGCTCAGAAAAGCCGAACGCTCATACAAACTGAAATCGCTAGCGCTCATCGCGCCGCTGTTTCTGTTCGTACTCGTATGCTTTGCCTTTCCTATCGGCACCATGCTTACTCGAAGCGTGGACAACCCCGACGTGCATAGCGCCATGCCTGCAACAACCCAGGCGCTCGAATCCTGGGACGGTACGTCGCTTCCAAGCGAGGGCACATTCGACGCTTTGGTAAAAGACCTGGCAAGTGCAAAAGAGAGCGGCCAGATCGGAGCACTAACCAAACGCTTGAGTTATGAAATCCCTGCTTACCGAACCGTTATCACCAAGACACTGCGCAAGCTCCCGGACAGCACCGCAACGTCTAAGCGTGAGGCGCTGATCGCTGTGGACAGCGCTTGGGGAGACGTGAACTATTGGAAAGCTCTTAAGCAAGCGTCGTCGAAGCTAACGCCTTATTTCTTGCTTGCCGCCTTGGATCATCGTGTTGACTCCGCCACTGGCAGCATTGTCAAAGCAGAGCCGAACCAATCGATTTATTTGGATATTTTCACACGTACCTTCTACATCGGCGGCGTTGTAACCATCCTCTGCCTGTTGCTCGGTTTTCCAGTCGCTTACTGGTTGGCCACTTTGCCAGAGGGTAAAAGCAATCTGTTGATGATCTGCGTTTTGCTGCCCTTCTGGACGTCTCTGATTGTTCGTACAGCGGCGTGGATCGTACTGTTGCAATCAGATGGTCTGATCAACCGCTCGCTCATGTTCCTAGGCATTGTGGACGCGCCTGTCCAGCTTGTTTTCAACAGGACTGGCGTAATCATCGCGATGACTCATGTACTTCTGCCATTCATGATTCTGCCGCTCTACAGCGTGATGAAAAGTATTCCTTCGAACTATGTTCGCGCCGCCATCTCTCTTGGGGCACACCCTTTCGTTGCTTTCTGGCGAGTGTATGTCCCCCAGACCTTCGCGGGTCTGGCAGCCGGCGGTTTGCTCACCTTCATTCTGGCGATTGGTTACTACGTGACGCCAGCGTTGGTAGGTGGTGCAGCGGATCAAATGGTCAGTTACTTCGTCGCGTTCTACACCAACAAAACCGTCAACTGGGGCATGGCATCAGCGCTTGGTAGCCTGCTGCTGATCGCAACCCTGCTGCTCTATGTGGTGTACGGAAAACTCACCAACCAAACCCAGGCGAGGTAA
- a CDS encoding glutathione S-transferase family protein, with amino-acid sequence MITLYDYELSGNCYKVRLFLSILNLGYQTEPVEFYPLREHKSEEFLKINPLGQLPALKDGDLVLRDAQAILVYLATQYDKSGYWYPTARPDLMAEVNMWMAFADSLTSTISAARLHDLFFYEFDVHACRLRARDLLRILDEHLWFRDLKGLQYICSSLHPTIADIACFPYIALSDEGGVSLEDFPAVRRWVDRVKRLPGFTVMSGVFPTSPMNEGSSQRVSA; translated from the coding sequence ATGATTACACTCTATGACTACGAGCTTTCCGGGAATTGCTACAAGGTCAGGCTTTTCTTGTCGATCCTGAATCTGGGCTACCAAACTGAGCCTGTAGAGTTCTATCCGTTGCGCGAGCATAAGTCTGAGGAGTTTCTGAAAATCAATCCTCTCGGCCAACTTCCTGCTCTGAAGGATGGAGATCTTGTGCTGAGGGACGCCCAGGCGATTCTCGTCTATCTGGCTACTCAGTACGATAAGAGCGGTTACTGGTACCCGACCGCTCGCCCGGATCTGATGGCTGAGGTCAACATGTGGATGGCCTTTGCTGATAGTCTGACCAGCACCATTTCTGCCGCGCGACTGCATGACTTATTCTTTTACGAATTCGATGTACATGCATGTCGCCTGCGCGCCCGAGATTTGTTGAGGATCCTGGATGAACATCTTTGGTTCAGGGATCTTAAAGGTCTTCAATACATTTGCAGTTCGCTGCATCCAACGATCGCAGATATCGCCTGCTTTCCATACATTGCTTTGTCAGATGAGGGGGGCGTATCCCTGGAAGACTTCCCTGCCGTACGTCGTTGGGTAGATAGAGTAAAACGCCTACCTGGCTTTACCGTAATGTCGGGAGTATTCCCCACCTCACCTATGAATGAAGGTTCCTCGCAACGGGTCAGTGCATAG
- a CDS encoding Rieske 2Fe-2S domain-containing protein yields MNKLDVNQWFPIATTEDLPKRHVFHATLMGQEMAIWRDDNGSVNAWENRCPHRGLRLTLGANTGNELRCQYHGWTYESGTGGCTFVPAHRDAPPPSAARVNTFPAREKHGFIWTTLGQPAGEPISILDDAQLVNSVKTNLHSVVIAADIDGVVSTLRHNLSAFIEVFRVASAEDLHLKTMLNDRAIVVTKAGSIAIHLYMQRATVSKCVVHAQVLTPGRSGYEFQKNYSQAMNVIRRAAEAVATDLISITDISDQTVEEPEVVRENLTKAPPSHYICEVVTHTQETSDINSYWLKPIGYPLPVFTPGMHISITTPEGSIRQYSLVNGPDERESFIIGVKKEIQSRGGSRSMHEDVKVGTQLKVTLPRNGFPLVQTGKHPILVAGGIGITPILCMAQALDQQGSPYEIHYFARAFEYVPFQDRLTALGDRLNVHLGLGPDETRAKLTDIMETHNAQDVDVYTCGPQPMIETVSAVALAHGVAEESIRFEFFSKKNDAPVSVEEYEVELKKSGQTFTVSAGSTLLQACLDNDVHIEASCEQGVCGTCMTPVVSGEIEHHDTYLSKKEREGGKWIMPCVSRCKSKKIVLDL; encoded by the coding sequence GTGAATAAACTTGACGTCAACCAGTGGTTTCCTATTGCTACCACTGAAGATCTCCCAAAGCGCCATGTCTTTCATGCGACGTTGATGGGGCAAGAAATGGCCATCTGGCGCGATGATAATGGCTCAGTGAATGCTTGGGAGAACCGCTGCCCTCATAGAGGGTTGCGGTTGACTCTAGGCGCTAATACCGGTAACGAGTTGCGCTGCCAGTATCATGGATGGACTTATGAAAGCGGAACTGGTGGCTGCACCTTTGTACCGGCCCATCGTGATGCGCCGCCTCCAAGTGCCGCGCGGGTCAATACTTTCCCTGCCCGTGAAAAGCATGGTTTTATCTGGACGACTCTAGGTCAGCCGGCAGGAGAGCCAATTTCAATCCTCGATGACGCTCAGCTTGTAAATTCTGTAAAAACAAATCTGCATAGCGTAGTTATAGCTGCAGATATTGACGGAGTGGTTAGCACCCTACGTCATAATCTTTCTGCGTTCATCGAAGTGTTTCGTGTGGCTAGCGCTGAAGATTTGCATTTAAAAACCATGCTGAATGACCGAGCGATTGTGGTTACAAAAGCAGGTTCCATTGCAATTCATTTGTACATGCAGCGCGCAACTGTTAGCAAATGCGTAGTACATGCGCAAGTACTCACTCCGGGACGTTCGGGATACGAGTTTCAAAAGAACTACTCGCAGGCCATGAACGTTATCCGTAGGGCAGCAGAAGCTGTCGCTACCGACTTGATCAGCATAACTGATATCAGCGATCAGACTGTCGAAGAGCCTGAAGTCGTTCGCGAAAACCTGACTAAAGCTCCTCCTAGCCACTATATCTGCGAAGTGGTTACGCATACCCAAGAGACAAGTGATATCAACTCATACTGGCTAAAGCCTATCGGGTATCCACTTCCAGTATTCACTCCAGGGATGCACATTAGCATCACAACGCCGGAGGGCAGCATTCGGCAATACTCCCTCGTGAATGGGCCTGATGAGCGTGAATCCTTCATCATTGGTGTAAAGAAAGAGATTCAGTCCCGTGGCGGCTCCAGATCAATGCATGAAGATGTAAAGGTTGGAACTCAATTAAAAGTCACACTTCCGAGAAACGGTTTTCCACTCGTCCAAACCGGCAAACACCCGATTCTCGTAGCTGGTGGCATCGGTATCACCCCAATTTTGTGCATGGCACAGGCTCTGGATCAGCAAGGCTCACCGTATGAAATACATTATTTTGCTCGTGCATTTGAGTATGTTCCGTTTCAGGATCGGCTGACTGCATTGGGCGATCGCTTAAATGTGCATCTTGGCTTAGGCCCAGACGAGACCAGAGCAAAACTTACCGATATTATGGAGACTCATAACGCCCAGGACGTAGATGTTTACACTTGCGGCCCGCAACCAATGATCGAAACTGTATCTGCTGTCGCTCTTGCCCATGGAGTCGCTGAAGAGTCCATCCGGTTTGAATTTTTTAGTAAAAAGAATGATGCCCCCGTTTCTGTTGAAGAATACGAGGTTGAGCTTAAAAAGTCGGGTCAAACATTCACCGTCTCGGCTGGCTCTACGTTGTTGCAAGCTTGTTTGGATAACGATGTTCACATCGAAGCCTCGTGTGAGCAGGGAGTATGCGGTACTTGTATGACTCCTGTTGTATCTGGCGAGATCGAGCATCATGACACTTACCTTTCTAAGAAAGAAAGAGAAGGCGGTAAGTGGATCATGCCGTGTGTTTCGCGCTGCAAGTCCAAAAAAATCGTTCTCGACCTGTGA
- the fghA gene encoding S-formylglutathione hydrolase, whose product MTITEISSQRSFNGFYKRFKHPSTSLNCEMTFGVYLPPNINFKKGAPVLYWLSGLTCTDENFMQKAGAHRLASELGIMIVAPDTSPRGEHVPDDPSKNWDFGLGAGFYIDSTQEPWSENYQMHEYVVNELPALIEENFFVSDKRGISGHSMGGHGALICAFRNPERYHSVSAFSPITNPIESAWGQKAFGLMLGDNRAAWAEWDACSLISKVSHKLPLLVDQGASDEFIHTQLMPGKLSSAAAQADYEINIRIHYGYDHSYYFVASFIEDHFRHHAKALIDEQG is encoded by the coding sequence ATGACTATCACTGAGATTTCGTCGCAGAGAAGCTTTAATGGTTTTTATAAGCGCTTTAAGCATCCATCCACGTCTCTTAATTGTGAGATGACTTTCGGTGTTTATCTTCCACCCAATATCAATTTCAAGAAAGGCGCCCCCGTGCTTTACTGGTTGTCGGGTTTGACTTGCACTGATGAAAACTTTATGCAAAAAGCCGGGGCTCACCGTTTGGCGTCGGAGCTAGGGATAATGATTGTCGCTCCGGACACCAGTCCTCGTGGTGAGCATGTGCCTGACGACCCTTCCAAAAATTGGGATTTTGGGCTCGGTGCAGGTTTCTATATAGACTCTACCCAAGAGCCTTGGTCTGAAAACTATCAGATGCATGAGTACGTTGTTAATGAGTTGCCAGCACTTATTGAGGAGAATTTTTTTGTTTCAGATAAACGTGGAATTAGTGGTCACTCGATGGGGGGGCATGGAGCGTTAATCTGCGCATTTCGTAATCCTGAAAGATATCACTCTGTTTCCGCTTTTTCACCTATCACCAACCCCATAGAAAGTGCCTGGGGTCAAAAAGCTTTTGGATTAATGCTTGGAGATAATAGAGCGGCTTGGGCCGAGTGGGATGCGTGCTCGCTTATTTCTAAAGTTTCTCACAAATTGCCGCTGTTGGTTGATCAAGGCGCAAGTGATGAGTTCATCCATACTCAGCTGATGCCAGGGAAGTTGTCTTCTGCAGCTGCACAAGCTGACTATGAGATAAATATCAGGATTCATTACGGTTACGATCATAGTTATTATTTTGTGGCAAGCTTTATTGAGGATCACTTTAGGCATCACGCCAAAGCGTTGATTGATGAGCAAGGTTAA
- a CDS encoding ABC transporter permease has product MLQSYASSAEKLARFGLVSTSILVLLFLIVPILVIIPLSFNSSSFLTYPMDGFSFRWYEELMSSQEWRQAFKNSFIIAPGATLLAMVFGTMASVGLCRGDFPFKNVVMAFLISPMIVPLIIVAVGLYFFFAKLQLLNSYVGLVLAHAMLGVPFVVITVNATLQGFNTNLSRAAASLGAPPLTVFFKVVLPLIAPGVISGGLFAFATSFDEVVVTLFLASPSQRTLPLQMFSGIRENISPNIAAVATIMVILSVLMLLTLELLRRRNEKMKIKQE; this is encoded by the coding sequence ATGTTGCAGTCTTACGCTTCCTCAGCAGAGAAACTGGCCAGGTTTGGATTGGTCTCTACCTCAATCCTTGTACTGCTGTTTTTGATTGTTCCGATACTGGTGATCATTCCTTTATCGTTCAATTCGTCGTCTTTTCTCACATACCCAATGGATGGATTCTCCTTCCGTTGGTATGAAGAGCTGATGTCGTCTCAAGAATGGCGTCAAGCATTTAAGAACAGCTTTATCATAGCCCCAGGCGCCACCTTGCTGGCGATGGTGTTCGGGACGATGGCATCCGTTGGCTTGTGTCGTGGCGACTTCCCGTTCAAAAACGTGGTTATGGCCTTTCTCATCTCGCCAATGATCGTGCCTCTGATCATCGTCGCAGTAGGTCTGTACTTCTTCTTCGCCAAACTGCAGTTGCTCAATAGCTACGTAGGATTGGTACTGGCACACGCGATGCTGGGTGTCCCTTTCGTAGTTATTACGGTTAACGCAACCTTGCAGGGCTTCAACACCAATCTGAGCAGAGCAGCTGCCAGTCTGGGCGCCCCGCCGCTCACGGTCTTTTTTAAGGTCGTTTTGCCTCTAATTGCCCCAGGGGTGATCTCGGGAGGACTGTTCGCGTTTGCTACGTCTTTCGATGAAGTGGTGGTCACTCTCTTCCTGGCCAGCCCCTCGCAAAGAACGCTTCCGCTTCAGATGTTCTCGGGTATCAGAGAGAACATCAGTCCAAATATCGCGGCTGTCGCCACCATCATGGTCATCCTGTCCGTACTGATGCTACTGACGCTGGAGTTACTCCGCCGCCGCAACGAGAAAATGAAGATAAAACAAGAATAA